The genomic interval ACCAAGGAAAACCTTTAATTTATAAAAATCTTCAAATCACAATCAAAAATAAAAAATACAACCTAAAAACAGACAAATATGGCTATGCTACTATACTTCTCAAACAAAAACCTGGACAATACTCAATAATAGCTAAATTCAATGGAGATAAAGATTATGGTCCAAGCACCTTCACAACCAAGATAAAAATCTTAAAATCCCCAATAACAAAAAATAAAAACTTAAAAATTTATTTCATGGGTGGAACATTTAAAGTACAAATAATACATGCAAATGGTAAAAATGTAGGCGCTGGAAAAACAGTAAAATTCACAATATCAGGAAAAACATACACCAAAAAAACAGACAAAAATGGATACGCAAGCCTAAAAATCACACAAAAACCAAAAACACACACCATAACCACAAAATACACCAAATTCATCACAAAAAATAAAATCACAATCCAACCACTACTAACAGCAAAAAACATCATAAAGAAAAAAACAAAAACAACAAAATTCCAGGCCAAACTAGTAAACACAAAAGGAAAACCACAAGCAAAAAAGAAAATAACATTTAAATTCAAAGGAAAAAAATACAAAAAACTAACAAACAAAAAAGGAATAGCCACACTAAAAATCAAAAACCTAAAAAAAGGCAAATACAACATCTACACACAATACACCAAATCAAAAATAAAAAACACAATAACAATCAAATAAAAAAAAAAGAATAAGGAACCACCAATACTTCCTTATTTTAACCTTTTTTTAGTTTTGAATAATTCAACTGAAAACATTCAGTATTAACAGAAAGAGATTGTTACTTATGGGGGAAATAAGTTTTTAAGCATAGAAGCGGGGTCGGGTGTAGGCAAAACCCGTGTTTTAATTGAAAAAGTTAATTATATGGTAAATGAGTTAGGGGGTGGATCCTAAATCATTGCTAATTGTCACTTTTTCAACTAAAGCTGCAGATGAACTTCGAGAGAGATTGTCTGAAGGTGATTTGTTAAAAAGTGATGTTCAAAAGATGCATATATCAACTATTCACTCTTTTTGCGAAAAGATACTTGAAGAAAATGGTCATGTTGGTTTAAATATCATTTCAGACGATGCCGGTGAGAAAAACTTGTTGTTCATTGGAAAGCATATGGAAGAGCTTGGATTTGTTAAAGAATGTTACATGTCAAGTAGCAACATCAAATATATTGCCAATAAATATAAATGAATATTGCTCTTTCAGTGTTGACACAGATAAGTTAATTGATTATATCACAGAAAATAGGCCAGTCAGCGAGGGATATGTCCACTTTTGTCCGTGAGCGAATGGAATTAAATGATGGAGAATATCCTCATGATGAAGTTCGAAAAAATGATGAGTTTAAAGAGTCCAAGTATAATGCACAATATCTGCAAATCGCCAAATCCTATCCGATTTATGAAAAATATCTTAAAGCGCGAAAAAGCAATTGACTTTGCACATCTACAAAAGGATGCATTAGAAATTGTCAAAAAAGATGGATTTAAAACACAGTTCACCAACATACTAATTGATGAGTTTCAAGATACAGATCCTATGCAGATGGAATTGTTTGAGTATCTGATGAAACAAGCAAAATCATTTACAGTAGTAGGTGACATTAATCAAAGCATATATGGATTTAGAGGTTCAAACATTAATCCATTTACATATTTAGCTAAATATCATAAAGATAAATTCGAGTTTAAAAGCCTGACCACTAATTATCGCTCCACTCATGAAATCATCGATGTGTCTGAAGATTTCATTAAACATCAAAGACCAGTTGAATCCGCACTTGGAAAGGCTCAATGTGGTCGTGATGTAAAATAATCATGTTTATTATTCTTTAAATAACTATGATGCTAAAAATTAATCGACTAAAGAATCATCACTTGATAGTGAAGCTGAAAACATTGTAAATATCATTAAATATTTGATTGAAAATGAAAAAATCAATAGATTGTCCGATATTGGCATTCTATTTCGTTCTCTTTCAAAAAGTACCTCACGATGTATCGGACCATTGCTTGAAAAATTAGAAGCGGAAAATATTAAATTTCAGGTCAATAACAATGATTTAATCAGTCAGGATGAAATTAAGTCAATTTTAACACTCTTTCACCATCTGGTTTCAGATGATGATCCTCATAGTCACAGGTTTAATAGATGGGAAAAAGACTGGCTGAATTTAAAGGCATATGCCAATCAGGTCTTGTTCAATTTATCTGATGAGACAAAAGAGATACTGATTAGCTTGCAGAATAAATTTGAAGAGGATGTTGTCAGGGCTGAAAATTATTTTTGGCTAAAAGACCATAATAGAGGAGGTAAAAAATCCTTCAAAACAGTATTTGCCCGTGATGAGGAAATGCTCATTAAAATATTTAATAGTGTTACAAGGCCGGTTTTAACAAACGATAACCTAATTGAATATGGTATTGAAAATGAAGATGATTTGGAATTCTTTAGAAAATTAAATGAATTTAAAGACTCATTGTACTCTGAGGATGTTAAATTCTATGACAGGCCAACAGTTTCTGAGGTTTATTTAAAACTATTAACTGATGTTACGCTTGTGCCTTTTCTTAATTGCCTTCAAAAGCTCTCGTTTATTTAAAACTATTAACTGATGTTACCGGTTATTTGTCTGAAGATTTAATCTTAAGTGATGAAGGAGATATTATAATTAACAACCTCTCAAAAATTACAGGTTCTCTTCAAACATTTGTTGACGTTAAGTTCAACCGGGACATTAGAGGTGCATTTTGGTTTGTATATAGAACCATTGAAGAATGGTCTGTTTTACAAACCCCTGCCGAATCTACCGCATTTTGGTTTGTATATAGAACCATTGAAGGACATTCGGCTTATTCTGATGAAAGTGATGCCATTCAAATAATGACTGTCCATCAGTCAAAAGGATTAGAATTCCCGGTTGTTATTATTCCCTCTCTGAAAAAAGACAAT from Methanobrevibacter sp. V74 carries:
- a CDS encoding UvrD-helicase domain-containing protein — translated: MDPKSLLIVTFSTKAADELRERLSEGDLLKSDVQKMHISTIHSFCEKILEENGHVGLNIISDDAGEKNLLFIGKHMEELGFVKECYMSSSNIKYIANKYK
- a CDS encoding UvrD-helicase domain-containing protein translates to MKNILKREKAIDFAHLQKDALEIVKKDGFKTQFTNILIDEFQDTDPMQMELFEYLMKQAKSFTVVGDINQSIYGFRGSNINPFTYLAKYHKDKFEFKSLTTNYRSTHEIIDVSEDFIKHQRPVESALGKAQCGRDVK
- a CDS encoding 3'-5' exonuclease; translation: MPSKALVYLKLLTDVTGYLSEDLILSDEGDIIINNLSKITGSLQTFVDVKFNRDIRGAFWFVYRTIEEWSVLQTPAESTAFWFVYRTIEGHSAYSDESDAIQIMTVHQSKGLEFPVVIIPSLKKDNFPMKYIDPNPDNGWIFGQPVYYTPDDCLNYPKFDKEFGPELSHNMEEERVIYVAMTRAEDTLILSSLVEDMNQSNQIAIEQSEFERLPKGPDCIEKCN